A window of the Diabrotica undecimpunctata isolate CICGRU chromosome 1, icDiaUnde3, whole genome shotgun sequence genome harbors these coding sequences:
- the zld gene encoding uncharacterized protein zld, with the protein MASSSGVQQQFMQQMNSPFHCKECGISLNSAESLEVHLQYHKENLLKNWAVQAQSSHSEETNNNTKANIKRELISNNTIAAADSSDSMQKKSPDYSRATPETIFGHPPTPQSYQSASSPYQNQDNSTFSTNFQSYPIKLERSSPTPQYQNNYSNYPEQQYFSMDSTSQGQQFNQESFVHKSAYRYHPYNQNQSQNSPYDRQAQVSSSSPAYPPQPTPSPSPKQCDKCGYVCESASQLIEHLNMAHPSTPASHLVPYQSNQHFMFDHTVIKQEDAAQSEILDLDSHKVVHNVYPDEEKRQNGDPNPHSVSAMLNSWPSPQQTSQQKLFQQQEQRMFSNSESKMFSQNIPDNIPENKIFQSEQKLFQPHQMHNQEFLGNNVTTTSQESVSNGVNQPPQAYRPFEHMTSPPNTAVISSTQVPTNPVPPPAPIGKGANWKSNEARRPKTYNCTACNKWFTSSGHLKRHYNTTLHKNAVKSSGQPDPASLPISAHHHPAREPSSKQDERPQSSSSGDEIRNEDNNSMPQYERLGPMSGMSGPYDRQPPPSVHHTPPLHSPMPHSPIPHSPMPQHPSPLGNHLGNPNLSNGSPPNGDAGPSTTNLGGLLSLTSPPINTGNTPHGFNMPPQHMMSMENNQFQMYPNELAPHVMPAMATNNLSTTGEYQFVLQQRLVEENQPLPSFAQIQAHRFNVIGYETANVGGRGSVTTPYTTYYETDMSDMRPVLYRENDYKLTVVTPIESPTHQEYILGYPSDEHIHEEDLSMISMTSENESKIMEENKMQIMDDIKLRLEAQPKSPEKAHTKRDYEEHTSIPLITSTSKPGLHKCYDCDKVFNKACYLTQHNKTFHSGDKPFKCSRCGKRFSCEVTYQEHLTKHAGDKPHKCELCPKQFNHKTDLRRHMCLHTGQKPYACETCGKGFIRKDHMMKHCETHVRKTQSKIAAIR; encoded by the coding sequence ATGGCTAGTAGCAGTGGCGTTCAACAACAATTTATGCAGCAAATGAACAGTCCGTTTCACTGCAAAGAATGTGGCATTTCTCTCAACTCAGCTGAATCATTAGAAGTACATCTTCAGTATCACAAAGAAAATTTGTTGAAGAATTGGGCAGTGCAGGCACAATCATCACATTCGGAAGAGACCAACAACAACACCAAGGCAAACATAAAACGTGAGTTGATTTCAAATAATACTATTGCTGCTGCTGATAGTTCTGACTCTATGCAAAAAAAGAGTCCTGATTATAGTAGAGCTACCCCAGAAACTATTTTTGGTCATCCACCCACTCCCCAAAGTTACCAAAGTGCATCTTCACCTTATCAAAATCAAGATAATTCTACTTTTTCAACAAACTTTCAAAGCTATCCTATAAAATTAGAACGTAGTTCTCCTACACCCCAATATCAAAATAATTATTCAAACTATCCGGaacaacaatatttttcaatggaCTCTACGAGTCAAGGCCAACAATTTAATCAAGAATCCTTTGTCCACAAATCTGCGTACAGGTATCACCCGTACAATCAAAACCAGTCTCAAAACagcccttacgacaggcaggcacaGGTGTCTTCGTCAAGCCCTGCTTACCCTCCTCAACCAACCCCGTCACCGAGCCCCAAACAATGCGATAAGTGTGGCTATGTATGTGAATCCGCTTCACAATTAATTGAGCATTTAAATATGGCTCACCCCTCGACCCCTGCATCACATCTTGTTCCCTATCAATCAAATCAGCATTTCATGTTTGATCACACTGTaattaaacaagaagatgcagcACAAAGTGAAATTTTAGATTTAGATTCACATAAAGTCGTACATAATGTATATCCAGACGAAGAAAAACGTCAAAATGGTGATCCAAACCCTCATTCCGTCTCGGCTATGCTTAATTCTTGGCCATCCCCTCAACAGACTTCACAACAAAAACTTTTTCAGCAGCAAGAGCAACGCATGTTTTCTAATTCTGAGTCTAAAATGTTCTCTCAAAACATTCCTGACAACATtccagaaaataaaatttttcaatcgGAACAAAAATTGTTCCAACCCCACCAGATGCATAACCAAGAGTTTCTGGGTAACAATGTTACTACTACTTCTCAGGAATCTGTATCAAATGGTGTAAATCAACCACCCCAAGCTTATAGACCGTTTGAACATATGACATCACCTCCAAATACAGCTGTCATCTCTAGTACACAAGTTCCTACAAATCCAGTGCCTCCTCCAGCTCCTATTGGTAAAGGAGCTAACTGGAAATCTAATGAAGCTAGAAGACCTAAAACTTACAACTGTACGGCTTGCAACAAGTGGTTTACTAGTTCTGGCCATCTAAAACGTCATTATAATACCACTTTACACAAAAATGCCGTAAAATCCAGTGGCCAACCGGATCCGGCATCTTTGCCAATTAGTGCTCATCACCATCCCGCCAGAGAACCCTCTTCGAAGCAAGACGAACGTCCTCAGTCGAGTAGTTCCGGAGATGAGATTCGTAACGAAGACAACAACAGTATGCCGCAATATGAGAGACTGGGTCCAATGTCAGGTATGAGTGGGCCGTATGATCGACAGCCGCCTCCAAGTGTTCATCATACGCCTCCACTACATTCTCCGATGCCTCATTCACCTATACCTCATTCGCCGATGCCTCAGCATCCCAGCCCGCTGGGAAATCACCTTGGGAATCCAAATTTATCGAATGGGAGTCCCCCAAACGGGGATGCAGGTCCCTCAACCACCAACCTGGGGGGCCTGCTATCACTGACCTCTCCCCCAATCAATACGGGCAATACCCCCCATGGGTTCAATATGCCTCCTCAGCATATGATGTCAATGGAGAACAATCAATTTCAGATGTACCCAAACGAGCTTGCCCCCCACGTTATGCCGGCTATGGCTACCAACAACCTCAGTACTACTGGTGAATACCAGTTTGTTCTGCAACAACGTCTAGTCGAAGAAAATCAGCCCTTACCGAGTTTTGCGCAAATCCAAGCGCATAGGTTTAATGTTATCGGGTATGAAACAGCTAACGTGGGGGGCAGGGGTTCGGTAACGACCCCTTACACAACTTACTACGAAACGGATATGTCAGATATGAGGCCTGTGCTTTACAGAGAAAACGACTACAAACTAACCGTTGTTACTCCCATAGAGTCACCAACACATCAAGAATACATCCTTGGTTATCCTTCCGATGAACACATCCATGAAGAAGATTTAAGCATGATTTCAATGACTTCAGAAAATGAATCTAAAATTATGGAAGAGAATAAGATGCAAATTATGGATGACATCAAACTTCGGTTAGAAGCCCAACCAAAAAGTCCAGAAAAGGCACATACTAAGAGGGATTATGAAGAACATACTAGCATCCCATTGATAACTTCCACTAGCAAACCTGGTTTACACAAATGCTACGATtgtgataaagtttttaataaagcTTGTTATCTTACTCAGCATAATAAAACTTTCCACAGTGGAGATAAGCCTTTCAAATGTTCGAGGTGTGGTAAGCGATTCTCATGTGAAGTCACATATCAAGAACATCTCACGAAGCACGCAGGTGACAAACCGCATAAATGCGAACTTTGTCCTAAACAATTCAACCACAAGACCGACCTGAGAAGGCATATGTGTCTGCATACTGGCCAGAAGCCCTATGCTTGCGAAACCTGTGGCAAGGGTTTCATTCGAAAAGATCACATGATGAAGCATTGTGAGACCCACGTCAGGAAGACACAGTCCAAAATTGCTGCTATCCGTTGA
- the LOC140435126 gene encoding uncharacterized protein, whose amino-acid sequence MFSDHPLVNFIHDIYNKLTDHGVIVTIVWVPSQVGFVGNEAADVAVKEASTLDIPISNIQLHNDIKKMFKKRIYDKWQADWNTTQNHLHDIQPVIPSLELPLMPRRHKVILRRLRLGHTRITHGFLMASTDSPSCGHCSSLLTVRHFLIECRHLSAKRKQHQLGDNIKEMLSETQKFVNLFKYLRH is encoded by the coding sequence ATGTTCTCAGATCATCCTCTGGTAAATTTCATACATGACATATATAATAAACTTACGGATCATGGAGTAATTGTCACTATTGTCTGGGTACCTTCACAAGTAGGATTTGTAGGAAATGAGGCTGCAGATGTAGCCGTAAAAGAAGCTTCTACTTTGGATATACCTATATCAAATATCCAGTTGCATAAtgatattaagaaaatgtttaaaaagcGTATATATGACAAATGGCAAGCTGATTGGAACACAACTCAGAATCACTTACACGATATACAACCAGTTATACCTTCCTTAGAGCTACCACTTATGCCCAGAAGACACAAGGTTATTCTAAGAAGATTAAGACTTGGACACACTCGTATTACACATGGCTTTCTAATGGCATCTACCGATTCACCTTCATGCGGCCACTGCAGCAGTCTCTTAACAGTCAGACATTTTCTTATAGAATGTCGGCATCTTTCTGCTAAAAGAAAACAACACCAGTTGGgagataatattaaagaaatgttAAGTGAAACTCAGAAATTTGTAaacctttttaaatatttaagacATTGA